Below is a genomic region from Virgibacillus dokdonensis.
GCGCAAAATTTCCACTTCCATTTGTAATTGATCTCCTGGACGAACTTGACGTTTAAAGCGACAGTTATCGACTCCTGCTAAGAATCCAATTTTCCCACGATTCTCTTCTTTTCCTAGAATAGTAATGGCACCAAGCTGAGCTAAAGCTTCGATAATAAGCACTCCTGGCATCACCGCATATTCAGGAAAATGCCCTTGAAAAAAAGGTTCATTAGCTGTAACATTTTTCAACCCAGCAACACGCTTTCCTTCTTCTATCTCTGTTACTCGATCTACTAGTAAAAACGGATAACGATGAGGAATAATCTCTTTAATTTGTTCTACATCCATAGGTATAGCCTCTTTTCTTAATTATAATTTATATTATACGTATCTTTCTCGTTGAAAAAACACCTACGTCATGATGCGACAAAGGTGCTACTTTGATTTTGTAACAATATCAATAATATGCTGCCACGTTTCTATTTTTAACACATCTAGTGGTGATCCATCACCAATGACTCCATAGCCGACCATTAATCCAACAACCAAGGCAATCATACAAAATAATAAAGTAACGATGATACGTAACCAAATTGGAAAAATACGCACCCTAATCCGAACATTCTTTTTATTCGGTGTTTGCTTACCATTCTCCTTGTCGTGATTATGGCGGCTTGGCTCATCATGAGCTTCCGTTTCTTGTTGTTTGTTTTGCCAAAGTTGTTTCCATGCTTTCATAAACGAATTATATTTGCCTTTGAAAGTTGGATTCTTTTGCATGGACATATTCTTTCTCCTTACTTTTCACATTAACTAAATCTTCAATCAGAAGGGGGCTTCTTTTATCCCCCTCTAATTGTTTAGTAGCCCAAAGGGTATGACCTAAAGACCTCACGTATTAACGTAGCTGATTAATCAACCCAGACATTTGATCGCCCATAGAAATCGTCCTAGCATTAAATTGATAAGCTCGCTGTGTCATAATTAAATCAGACATTTCCTTGGACATGTTTACGTTAGAAGCTTCTAATTTTCCACTTTCAAGCATTTTACCCCCAGCTGCTGGTTGAATAGCATCAGCAAATGCTACTTGAGCATTTGCTTCCTCAGATAAACGAAATGCATTTTCCCCTGCAGCTTCAAGTAAATGGGGTCGCAAAGCTTCAACAATAGCAAGTGTTCCTACAACTTCACTGTCATCGCCACGCTTCACTACGATCTGTCCATTTGGCTGTACAGCAATGGCGTCAAATCCAGTAGCTGTAATAATCGGGCCATCAGCACCCAGAATAGCATTTCCGTTTTTATCCACAAGCATCACTTCTTGATTTCCGTTTATCGGAGTTAGATAAAATGCGCCATCCCTTGTATAACGTGTTTCTGTTACTCCATTTTCTGTTGCTTCTACTTGAAAGAAATGGTTTGGTGCTAACAATGCCGTGTCTAAACTGCGATCTGTCTTACGCAAAGAACCAACTTGGAAATCTGCGTTAATGGAACCCAATTTTGCTCCAGAACCAATTCGTAAACCATCAGGAGTCATTCTTCCTTCTGCATTTGCAGGATCTGTAAGGTTATCCATCTGTTGAAAAAGTAGCGAAGAAAAGTTTGCCTGTCTACTTTTATAACCAGTTGTTTGACTATTAGCCATGTTATTACCAATAACATCCATTTTATTTTGCAGTTGATTCATCGTTACCGCAGCCTGAATCATCGTTCTTGACATGGTCATCTCTCCCCTACACTAAACGTCCGATTTCACTAACTGCTTTTTCCATACTTTGATCGTACGCTTTTAGTACACGCTGGTTCGTTTCAAATAAACGGTAAGATTCCATCATTTGTGTCATTGCCTGTAAAGCATCCACATTCGATCTTTCCAGAAAGCCTTGTTTCACGGAATAAATGGCTTCTGCGGGAACTGCTTCCACATCTCCTGCGTACACATTATTCCCTTCCTTAACCATTGTGTTTACATCTGTACTATAAGCAATTCCTAAAGCCGTTGCGCCATCAGCAGTTTGTAATAAACCATCAGAGGTTACTGTAAAGTCCATATCATTTGTTTCAATAGGCTCCCCATTCTCGTCTAACACATAGTATCCTTCGTTAGTAACTAAAAACCCGGCGCCATCTACGGTAAAGTTCCCATTTCTAGTATAGCGTACATCTCCAGACTCATTTTGCACGGTAAAAAAGAGCGCCCCGGATTCATCAGGTAAATCTCTTTGGGTTAATGCAAAATCAGTAGAAAGCCCCGTCTCTTGGACATCTCCTTGTTCGAAATTTGGGATCATTTCTTGAACATATACTCCCGTATTTAGCGAACCTATTGGTTGCTGAAATGGTACATTTGGTTTATTTTGTACTGGAAGCTTTTTTCCTGACATTTGATGTAATAGCATTTCAGGAAAAGCACGCAACGTCGTTTGATCTGCTTTATAGCCTGGAGTATTCGTATTGGAAATATTATTCGCAAAAGCTTCTTGCTGTCGTTGTTGTGTGATCATGCCATTAGCAGCTGTATAAAAGCCTCTTAACACTAGCGTTACCTCCTTGATTATACCAACATGTTTATATCACTTTTTTACGGTCGACTTTGTCAATGTTTTCTAACATCATACCAGTACCTTTAGCGACACAATTCATTGGCTCTTCAGCAATAAAAACAGGCACCTTTAATTCCTCAGCCAACAACTCATCAATACCATGAATCAAGGCCCCGCCACCTGTTAAAATAACTCCTCTATCTATAATATCGGCAGAAAGTTCTGGAGGTGTACGTTCTAAGACAGATTTTGCAGCTTGTACAATGAGATAAACAGATTCACGCAATGCTTCTTCAATTTCTTTGGAGTTCACTGTAATGGTTCGCGGCAAACCAGAGACCATGTCACGTCCTCTAATTTCCATTTCTTCATTACGCGAACCTTGGAAAACAGTAGCTACGTTAATTTTAATTTCTTCCGCCGTTCGCTCACCGATCAGCAATTTATACTGTTTCTTTATGTATTGAAGAATTTCGCTATCAAAATTATCACCAGCCATTTTAATGGACTCAGATGTAACAATATCTCCCATTGAAAGAACAGCTACATCCGTCGTACCGCCACCAATATCAACGACCATATTCCCACTCGGTTGAAATATCTCCATACCTGCACCGATTGCAGCTACTTTTGGTTCTTCTTCTAAATAAATTTTTTTACCACCTGATTTTTCTGCTGCCTCTTTAATCGCTTTTTGTTCCACTTTTGTAATATTGGTAGGACAGCATATTAAAATCCTTGGTTTCGCTAAAAATCCTTTGACATTAATCTTATTGATGAAATGCTTTAACATTGCTTCAGTAACATCAAAATCAGCAATTACTCCATCCTTCAATGGACGAATTGCCTCAATATTACCTGGTGTTCGACCAACCATTTTCCTTGCTGCCTCGCCAACTTCCAAAACTTTTCCTGTATTTCGATCCATGGCAACAACAGACGGCTCATTCAAAACAATCCCTTTTCCTTTGAGATGAATTAAGACGTTTGCTGTTCCAAGATCAATTCCTATATCCCTTGAAAACATGGGCTAATATCCTCCTAATTACAAACTATATCTTTATTTTGTCCATACTACCTCTAATATATTATTTTACCACAATTCTCTACAATTAACTGCAGTTTATTATAATTTTGTTAGAAAAAAGTCAGCTTATCACCTATCTTTATCCCAAGCTATTCACACCTCTAAAATAAGTGCAGAAAAAATGAAAAGAATGGATATCCAACAAAAATAAGCCAAATAAAATAGAATCTATATGACTTTTGCTCCATGTATGCTTTCCATATTAAAAAAGCTCTGTTTTTGGTTATACGAATCCCTTGTTTTTTCCATCATTTTTTTAAATGATAATGATGGAATAATATATGACGTTTTATCAAAATGTCATGCACCCACGGAAAAACACTATGCCAGCTAATAGGTTGGTTATAAACAAACATCCTCTATATGTAACTAGAAAAAACTTGGCGATATGCCAAGTTTTTTCTAGCGTGACCCATAACGAAGGGAGAGCCCTATAAAACCTTTCATTTAAGAGGGTATTATCCTACAGGTTTTACTTCTTTTTTAGTGGTTGAATCTGCATCTACCATATATTTCTTTTTCGTTGCTTCCCCACCTCGCAAATGTCTAATTGCTTTATGATGTTCTAAAATTTTTTTAACGTGCTTTGCTAATTCTGGATTAATCTCGGGTAATCTTTCCGTTAGATCTTTATGGACTGTACTTTTAGAAACACCGAACTCCTTTGCTATAACGCGAACTGTTTTTTTTGTTTCCACCACATAATTCCCTATCTTGATCGTTCGTTCTTTGATGTAATCGTGCACACCGTTCGCCTCCCTGAGTTGTATATTTCTGAGGTGACCAATTGGTACAGGCGTTTATAAATGGATAGTTAGAACCATACAATATTTGTTTTATGTAGATAGTATTTATAGTTTAGAAAAAGTTTTAAAATTCTGTATTTTAAAACTATAAAATATCAGTAATGATGTTTTTCAGCTGCTTAGCAGGTTCACATACCTCACCTCAGACACTTATGTTTTAGTGGTTTGTATAAGTTTATTATGACGCAATGAGGTTTATGCTTAAAAAAGAGACCTTGTTCATATAAGACAAGCCAATTTACAATTAAACTGGAAATTATATAGGATACAGAATGAAAACCGGTTACGCCAAGCCATATGGAGATAGCCGAGTTTCTATTTTTTTTGCTCTCCTATAGTGCAAAAAAAACGCCTTTGATTTATTTTCAAAGGCGTTACTTTTTCACTATGAAACGTTAGAAACAAGAGATTAATTATTCAACTCAGGGTCCATTTCTTCCGTTTTATCCACATTATCTGCTTCTTCTGAAGTTTCATCTGATTCTTCATCTGTAGTTTCGCTGTCATCAGAAGGGGTTTCGGTTTCTTGTTCTTCTTCTGCATCTTCCGTTCCTTGTTGATCTGCTTCATCTTGAGCATCCACATCTTTCGTTTCTTCCTCGACTGCACTGTTCAAGCTACTTACCGGTTGATTGAAGTATGCTTCTGGGTTAACTTCTTGATCCTGTTTACGTAGCTCAAAGTAAACATGCGTTCCGCTGTCTTTGCCAAATACGCTCTTACCTGCTTTACCTAATGAGTCACCTTGCTTCACTTCAGAGCCTGCCTTTACATCTACTTCTTCAAGACTAGCATAATAGGTTTGGACATCATCTTCATGGGTAAGTACAACAACATTTCCTAATAGCGGATCTTCTTTTACTTCTGTAACTTCACCACTTAAAGCTGCTACAACCTCAAATGATTCACCACTTGCAGAAGCAATATTTACACCATCACTCTCATAGTACTTATTGTTGTACAGAACCAAGGCCTGCTCTTGCTCTTCTTGATCTGCATTGTAATCATAAAATTTAGTTACGATTTCTGCTTCTTCTGGGTTTGTCACAGGCATTTGGATCATTTCCTGTTGCTCCAACACAGGTTCAGCTCTTTCTCCATGCTCAGATGGAATGAATTCATCTGTTCCTTCTTGGGCATCAGGCACTTGATTGTCCACATTTTGATACCAAACGACAACAGATAATAATACAGCGGCAATAGTTAAATAGACAGCTGGGAAGAACCATTTTTTACGAAAAATTCGACTCCACTTGTTTTTTGAAGCCCCTTTGTTTTCCTCTTTCATAAGATCATCACCTCAACAACCATTCTGATCAGAAAAAGGAATTTATATACATCTAATAAGAAATAATTTGCATTTCGCCGTATTTTTTTGTAAAAAAGGGGTAAATTAAGAGGACTTTGCTTTTTCTGACGATCCAATA
It encodes:
- the spoIIID gene encoding sporulation transcriptional regulator SpoIIID; the encoded protein is MHDYIKERTIKIGNYVVETKKTVRVIAKEFGVSKSTVHKDLTERLPEINPELAKHVKKILEHHKAIRHLRGGEATKKKYMVDADSTTKKEVKPVG
- a CDS encoding flagellar hook-basal body protein, encoding MLRGFYTAANGMITQQRQQEAFANNISNTNTPGYKADQTTLRAFPEMLLHQMSGKKLPVQNKPNVPFQQPIGSLNTGVYVQEMIPNFEQGDVQETGLSTDFALTQRDLPDESGALFFTVQNESGDVRYTRNGNFTVDGAGFLVTNEGYYVLDENGEPIETNDMDFTVTSDGLLQTADGATALGIAYSTDVNTMVKEGNNVYAGDVEAVPAEAIYSVKQGFLERSNVDALQAMTQMMESYRLFETNQRVLKAYDQSMEKAVSEIGRLV
- a CDS encoding DNA-directed RNA polymerase subunit beta, translating into MSMQKNPTFKGKYNSFMKAWKQLWQNKQQETEAHDEPSRHNHDKENGKQTPNKKNVRIRVRIFPIWLRIIVTLLFCMIALVVGLMVGYGVIGDGSPLDVLKIETWQHIIDIVTKSK
- the fabZ gene encoding 3-hydroxyacyl-ACP dehydratase FabZ, with amino-acid sequence MDVEQIKEIIPHRYPFLLVDRVTEIEEGKRVAGLKNVTANEPFFQGHFPEYAVMPGVLIIEALAQLGAITILGKEENRGKIGFLAGVDNCRFKRQVRPGDQLQMEVEILRLKGPIGKGKAVAKVDGELACEAEIMFAIK
- a CDS encoding rod shape-determining protein, yielding MFSRDIGIDLGTANVLIHLKGKGIVLNEPSVVAMDRNTGKVLEVGEAARKMVGRTPGNIEAIRPLKDGVIADFDVTEAMLKHFINKINVKGFLAKPRILICCPTNITKVEQKAIKEAAEKSGGKKIYLEEEPKVAAIGAGMEIFQPSGNMVVDIGGGTTDVAVLSMGDIVTSESIKMAGDNFDSEILQYIKKQYKLLIGERTAEEIKINVATVFQGSRNEEMEIRGRDMVSGLPRTITVNSKEIEEALRESVYLIVQAAKSVLERTPPELSADIIDRGVILTGGGALIHGIDELLAEELKVPVFIAEEPMNCVAKGTGMMLENIDKVDRKKVI
- a CDS encoding flagellar hook-basal body protein translates to MSRTMIQAAVTMNQLQNKMDVIGNNMANSQTTGYKSRQANFSSLLFQQMDNLTDPANAEGRMTPDGLRIGSGAKLGSINADFQVGSLRKTDRSLDTALLAPNHFFQVEATENGVTETRYTRDGAFYLTPINGNQEVMLVDKNGNAILGADGPIITATGFDAIAVQPNGQIVVKRGDDSEVVGTLAIVEALRPHLLEAAGENAFRLSEEANAQVAFADAIQPAAGGKMLESGKLEASNVNMSKEMSDLIMTQRAYQFNARTISMGDQMSGLINQLR
- a CDS encoding M23 family metallopeptidase produces the protein MKEENKGASKNKWSRIFRKKWFFPAVYLTIAAVLLSVVVWYQNVDNQVPDAQEGTDEFIPSEHGERAEPVLEQQEMIQMPVTNPEEAEIVTKFYDYNADQEEQEQALVLYNNKYYESDGVNIASASGESFEVVAALSGEVTEVKEDPLLGNVVVLTHEDDVQTYYASLEEVDVKAGSEVKQGDSLGKAGKSVFGKDSGTHVYFELRKQDQEVNPEAYFNQPVSSLNSAVEEETKDVDAQDEADQQGTEDAEEEQETETPSDDSETTDEESDETSEEADNVDKTEEMDPELNN